In Archangium violaceum, the following are encoded in one genomic region:
- a CDS encoding SAM-dependent methyltransferase, protein MDVPVSFRLKPKDPTVSARYAAGKVPMTTLIEDYIHERLDIEGDFRTFIRERHTVADYKFVADHFKFLITNFLPEVLVHSQEQDVRIGREHYDRGNDFFGWFLGPRMIYTSGFFTDTNQSLEEAQDQKMRLVGEKLQLKKGERYLDIGCGWGTLVATAAKDYGVDATGITIAQKGAAYGTEQIARMGVADRARILTLDYRDIPPGPYNKISCLEMAEHVGVRKFQAFMEQVYGMLADDGLFYLQIAGLRAKKGTLGFHFEDLVWGLFMNKYIFPGADASMPLSFVVSNMEAAGFEIHSVENVGIHYSLTISRWYDNWMTHRTEIVKVYGEWWFRLWQMFLGWSVEIAAQGSSTCFQIVANKNLDGFNRRRWIGAVNLGERDLE, encoded by the coding sequence ATGGATGTTCCCGTTTCGTTCCGTCTGAAGCCGAAAGACCCGACCGTGAGCGCGCGCTATGCCGCTGGAAAGGTCCCGATGACCACGCTCATCGAGGACTACATCCACGAGCGCCTTGACATCGAGGGGGACTTCCGCACCTTCATCCGCGAGCGTCACACGGTGGCCGACTACAAGTTCGTCGCCGACCACTTCAAGTTCCTGATCACCAACTTCCTGCCCGAGGTGCTGGTCCACTCGCAGGAGCAGGATGTCCGCATCGGCCGCGAGCACTACGACCGCGGCAACGACTTCTTCGGCTGGTTCCTCGGGCCGAGGATGATCTACACGTCGGGCTTCTTCACCGACACCAACCAGAGCCTCGAGGAGGCGCAGGACCAGAAGATGCGGCTGGTCGGCGAGAAGCTGCAGCTGAAGAAGGGGGAGCGCTACCTCGACATCGGCTGCGGCTGGGGAACGCTCGTGGCCACCGCCGCCAAGGACTACGGGGTCGACGCGACGGGCATCACCATCGCGCAGAAGGGCGCCGCGTACGGCACGGAGCAGATCGCCCGCATGGGCGTGGCCGATCGCGCCCGCATCCTCACCCTGGATTATCGCGACATCCCGCCCGGCCCCTACAACAAGATCTCCTGCCTGGAGATGGCCGAGCACGTCGGCGTGAGGAAGTTCCAGGCCTTCATGGAGCAGGTCTACGGGATGCTCGCCGATGACGGGCTCTTCTACCTGCAGATCGCCGGGCTGCGCGCCAAGAAGGGCACCCTGGGCTTCCACTTCGAGGATCTCGTCTGGGGCTTGTTCATGAACAAGTACATCTTCCCGGGCGCTGACGCCTCCATGCCCCTCTCCTTCGTGGTCAGCAACATGGAGGCCGCGGGCTTCGAGATCCACAGCGTGGAGAACGTGGGCATCCACTACTCGCTCACCATCTCCCGCTGGTACGACAACTGGATGACCCACCGCACGGAGATCGTGAAGGTCTACGGTGAGTGGTGGTTCCGCCTCTGGCAGATGTTCCTCGGCTGGTCCGTGGAGATCGCCGCCCAGGGCTCGTCGACCTGCTTCCAGATCGTCGCCAACAAGAACCTCGACGGCTTCAACCGCCGGCGGTGGATCGGCGCCGTGAATCTCGGCGAGCGCGATCTGGAGTAG
- a CDS encoding N-acetylmuramoyl-L-alanine amidase, with protein MNPRLAPLLLALLLPLAAQAKRDPAETAYEEARRSYYTLKDDAARRKLRHNWLNVAHRFEAMASRFPKSQRAPEALYTAAELLNELSRISFVSEDQQAAIAYYTRVVESHPKHRLADDAAYTLARIYFEQLDQPESARRVINGSLAVNSRGDRAKDLKALLASLPPPKTPVRNKPPPPAPEHRPAVASAEPSKPAPAEKQAPAEQVPVIRVELSKPAEPEPAPAQAPAKVVAQAPQPAPASESKPAAEPVKPAVEPAPAVASNKPVTAPVDEQMAQARLKAVAKASNGTELTLAEQLGLKVRRVVIDAGHGGHDTGAIGRKGTREKDVTLAIARKLATELRNRGLEVMLTREDDHYLKLEERARMANEMKGDLFISIHCNSAPTSKLRGIETYTLNTSADRYSIRLAARENASSEKGISDLQFILADLATKANTEESTRLATRVQKNLVSHLSSGYTGVKDLGTKEALFYVLLGAKMPAILVETAFLSHSEEEQRLASEKYQDDVAQAIAHGVEDFLGGRQVAKVQVN; from the coding sequence ATGAACCCACGCCTCGCCCCGCTGCTGCTGGCCCTGTTGCTGCCGCTCGCCGCCCAGGCGAAGCGCGATCCGGCCGAGACCGCCTACGAGGAGGCGCGCAGGTCCTACTATACCCTCAAGGACGACGCGGCCCGGCGCAAGCTGCGCCACAACTGGCTCAACGTGGCGCACCGCTTCGAGGCCATGGCCAGCCGCTTTCCCAAGAGCCAGCGGGCCCCGGAAGCCCTCTACACCGCCGCGGAGCTGCTCAACGAGCTGAGCCGCATCTCCTTCGTCTCCGAGGATCAGCAGGCGGCGATCGCCTACTACACCCGCGTGGTGGAGTCCCATCCGAAGCACCGGCTCGCGGACGACGCGGCCTATACGCTCGCGCGCATCTACTTCGAGCAGCTGGATCAGCCCGAGTCCGCGCGCCGTGTCATCAACGGCAGCCTCGCGGTCAACTCCAGGGGTGATCGCGCGAAGGATTTGAAGGCGCTGCTGGCCTCGCTGCCTCCGCCGAAGACGCCCGTGCGCAACAAGCCCCCGCCGCCCGCCCCCGAGCACAGGCCGGCCGTCGCCTCGGCCGAGCCCTCCAAGCCGGCTCCAGCCGAGAAGCAGGCCCCGGCGGAGCAGGTGCCGGTGATCCGCGTCGAGCTGTCCAAGCCGGCCGAGCCGGAGCCCGCCCCCGCGCAGGCTCCCGCCAAGGTGGTGGCCCAGGCGCCGCAGCCGGCTCCCGCTTCGGAGTCGAAGCCCGCGGCGGAGCCCGTGAAGCCCGCGGTGGAGCCCGCCCCGGCCGTGGCGTCCAACAAGCCCGTGACGGCCCCGGTGGACGAGCAGATGGCGCAGGCCCGCCTCAAGGCCGTGGCGAAGGCGTCCAACGGCACCGAGCTGACGCTGGCGGAGCAGCTCGGGCTGAAGGTGCGCCGGGTGGTCATCGACGCGGGCCACGGAGGCCACGACACCGGCGCCATCGGCCGCAAGGGGACGCGGGAGAAGGACGTGACGCTGGCCATCGCGCGCAAGCTCGCCACCGAGCTGCGCAACCGCGGCCTGGAGGTGATGCTCACCCGCGAGGACGACCACTACCTGAAGCTGGAGGAGCGCGCGCGCATGGCCAACGAGATGAAGGGCGACCTGTTCATCTCCATCCACTGCAACTCGGCGCCCACCTCGAAGCTGCGGGGCATCGAGACGTACACGCTCAACACCTCGGCGGACCGCTACTCCATCCGCCTGGCGGCGCGCGAGAACGCGTCCTCGGAGAAGGGCATCAGCGACCTGCAGTTCATCCTCGCGGACCTGGCCACCAAGGCCAACACCGAGGAGTCCACGCGGCTGGCCACCCGGGTGCAGAAGAACCTCGTGAGCCACCTGTCCAGCGGCTACACCGGCGTGAAGGACCTGGGCACCAAGGAGGCGCTCTTCTACGTGCTGCTGGGCGCGAAGATGCCGGCCATCCTCGTGGAGACGGCCTTCCTGTCCCACTCCGAGGAGGAGCAGCGGCTGGCCTCGGAGAAGTACCAGGACGACGTGGCCCAGGCCATCGCCCACGGCGTGGAGGACTTCCTCGGCGGCCGTCAGGTCGCCAAGGTTCAGGTGAACTGA
- a CDS encoding 2OG-Fe(II) oxygenase codes for MGTPAQVLSERPFIRTMSAVLSEAECEAMRQRIESLGPAPAPITTLRGFVMRPDIRNNERVMFDDVALAAELFERVRHCVPPVLGRWRAVGTNERFRCYRYQPGQFFAPHFDGAFIRSPVERSMLTLLVYLNGDCEGGETRFLDLEREVIPARGMGLLFEHPVLHEGAVVRGGTKYVLRTDVMYQRDP; via the coding sequence ATGGGTACACCAGCGCAGGTGTTGTCGGAGCGGCCGTTCATCCGGACGATGTCCGCCGTGCTGTCCGAGGCGGAGTGCGAGGCGATGAGGCAGCGCATCGAGTCACTGGGACCGGCCCCGGCGCCGATCACCACGCTCCGGGGTTTCGTGATGCGCCCGGACATCCGCAACAACGAGCGGGTGATGTTCGATGACGTGGCGCTGGCGGCGGAGCTCTTCGAGCGCGTGCGCCACTGCGTGCCGCCCGTGTTGGGGCGCTGGCGGGCGGTGGGAACCAACGAGCGTTTCCGCTGCTACCGCTACCAACCGGGGCAGTTCTTCGCACCGCACTTCGATGGGGCCTTCATCCGCTCGCCCGTGGAGAGGAGCATGCTGACCCTGCTCGTCTACCTCAATGGGGACTGCGAGGGCGGAGAGACACGGTTCCTCGACCTGGAGCGCGAGGTCATCCCAGCCCGGGGCATGGGGCTGCTGTTCGAGCACCCGGTGCTGCACGAGGGCGCGGTGGTGCGAGGCGGAACCAAGTACGTGCTGCGGACCGACGTGATGTACCAGCGCGATCCGTGA
- a CDS encoding DUF3592 domain-containing protein: MQLAIPQAPRSVPLSKVPGAIPRLVRVGVVGLAVMAALGAGASVLGRFVVEEQAFLSRAEELEGQVAAMTLPPRDEREGAEARLEVIYAVGKVQYSASGVLTRAEYAEGLGPGARVRLLVDPQLPDRPREAGYVRSRARALGLVPWGLALGGLVAVGLFGRELRRTLRAELEPLRKGMLVWLTPDGPLPESRREVLFPASYWKQDQKHAVRARLRPGGAPVRNGEKVLAAVLSSLPGEARVIDEALARALGWVR, translated from the coding sequence ATGCAGCTCGCCATCCCCCAGGCCCCCCGGAGTGTCCCCCTCTCGAAAGTACCCGGTGCCATCCCCCGGCTCGTCCGGGTGGGGGTGGTGGGGCTCGCGGTGATGGCGGCGCTCGGCGCCGGGGCGTCGGTCCTGGGCCGCTTCGTGGTGGAGGAGCAGGCCTTCCTCTCGCGGGCCGAGGAGCTGGAAGGCCAGGTGGCGGCGATGACGCTCCCGCCCCGGGACGAACGCGAGGGCGCCGAGGCGAGGCTCGAGGTCATCTACGCCGTGGGCAAGGTGCAGTACTCGGCCAGCGGGGTGCTCACCCGGGCCGAGTACGCCGAGGGCCTGGGCCCCGGGGCTCGCGTGCGGTTGCTGGTGGATCCCCAACTGCCGGACAGGCCGCGCGAGGCGGGCTACGTGCGCTCGCGGGCGCGGGCGCTGGGGCTGGTGCCGTGGGGGCTGGCGCTCGGGGGGTTGGTGGCGGTGGGCCTCTTCGGCCGGGAGCTGAGGCGGACACTGCGCGCGGAGCTGGAGCCGCTGCGCAAGGGGATGCTGGTGTGGCTGACCCCGGACGGCCCGCTGCCGGAGTCGCGCCGGGAGGTGCTCTTCCCGGCCAGCTACTGGAAGCAGGACCAGAAACACGCGGTGCGCGCGCGCCTGCGCCCGGGGGGAGCGCCGGTGCGCAACGGGGAGAAGGTGCTGGCGGCGGTGCTGTCGTCGCTGCCCGGCGAGGCCCGCGTCATCGACGAGGCGCTGGCCCGGGCGCTGGGGTGGGTGCGCTGA
- a CDS encoding YccF domain-containing protein codes for MRLLLNILWAILGGGIVICLEYLLGGLLLCLTVVGIPFGVQCFKLAGLALLPFGKEIVDAPGSNPIGCVLNVFWLVVAGVWIFLSHLALALPLAVSIIGIPFAIQHVKLAMMALTPFGKHARET; via the coding sequence ATGCGACTGCTCCTGAACATCCTGTGGGCCATCCTCGGTGGTGGGATCGTCATCTGCCTCGAGTACCTGCTCGGTGGCCTCCTGCTGTGTCTCACGGTCGTCGGCATTCCCTTCGGGGTGCAGTGCTTCAAGCTCGCCGGGCTGGCGCTCCTGCCCTTCGGGAAGGAGATCGTCGACGCGCCGGGGAGCAACCCCATCGGCTGCGTGCTGAACGTCTTCTGGCTCGTGGTCGCCGGAGTGTGGATCTTCTTGAGCCACCTCGCGCTCGCCCTGCCTCTCGCCGTGTCGATCATCGGCATCCCGTTCGCCATCCAGCACGTGAAACTGGCGATGATGGCGCTCACGCCCTTCGGCAAACACGCGCGCGAGACGTGA
- a CDS encoding TIGR02265 family protein, translated as MKRGVAGREPAGLGAEQELKRSLALATPADSVRGMFFRSVMEVMRALGDEAAVGRCVEACGERRFVDFTCYPTASFLRLLWSAAEQLGDGYGSFEGALRALGRRGATDFLSSSTGRPLQTLLTGNPKRLLESLPMAYAVASANGGRCAVTFGAPGNALIALDRDFLPREYVEGALATALEVVGTREPRVRGRSTGPLSVEYMVSWK; from the coding sequence ATGAAGCGTGGTGTGGCCGGGAGGGAACCGGCAGGACTTGGAGCCGAGCAGGAGTTGAAGCGGAGTCTGGCGCTGGCCACTCCGGCCGACAGCGTGCGGGGCATGTTCTTCCGCAGCGTGATGGAAGTGATGCGCGCGTTGGGGGACGAGGCGGCCGTGGGGCGATGCGTGGAGGCGTGCGGCGAGCGCCGGTTCGTGGACTTCACCTGCTACCCGACGGCCTCCTTCCTGCGGTTGCTGTGGTCGGCGGCGGAGCAGCTGGGGGATGGGTACGGGAGCTTCGAGGGTGCCCTGCGGGCGCTGGGACGCCGGGGCGCGACGGACTTCCTGTCCTCCTCGACGGGCAGGCCGCTGCAGACGCTGCTGACGGGCAACCCGAAGCGGCTGCTGGAGAGCCTGCCCATGGCGTACGCGGTGGCCTCGGCCAATGGCGGACGGTGCGCGGTGACGTTCGGGGCGCCGGGCAACGCGCTCATCGCGCTGGATCGCGACTTCCTCCCCCGTGAATACGTGGAGGGCGCGCTGGCGACGGCGCTCGAGGTGGTGGGCACGCGCGAGCCGAGGGTGAGGGGCCGGTCGACGGGGCCGCTCTCCGTCGAGTACATGGTGAGCTGGAAGTAG
- a CDS encoding MBL fold metallo-hydrolase, protein MPMRILFVSVLTALLAGCAASTHATRKSTLGVPRTSAELLAVIDQPGPVELETVASCDWKVDRSGLINLDHPRAKEAGLADGPEDIQVFFHVLRHPEHGTFIVDTGVEKALRDEPDKAAMRGMLASFMKIDTMKFHEPLGDWLAKQEKPLQGVFLTHLHMDHVAGMADVPAGTAVYMGPGETSAHAVLNAFVQGSTDRALQGKAALNEWAYQADAAGRFAGVLDIFGDGSVWALWVPGHTPGSTAYLVRTTKGPVLLTGDASHTRWGWEHDVEPGTFSGDIPRSAESFKRLRQLATEHPALDVRFGHQH, encoded by the coding sequence ATGCCCATGAGAATCCTGTTCGTCTCCGTCCTCACCGCCCTGCTCGCCGGATGCGCGGCGAGCACCCACGCCACCCGGAAGTCCACCCTCGGAGTCCCGCGCACGTCCGCCGAGCTGCTGGCGGTCATCGACCAGCCGGGCCCGGTCGAGCTCGAGACGGTCGCCTCCTGCGACTGGAAGGTGGACCGGAGTGGCCTCATCAACCTCGACCACCCACGCGCGAAGGAGGCCGGCCTGGCCGACGGTCCGGAGGACATCCAGGTGTTCTTCCACGTGCTGAGGCACCCGGAGCACGGCACGTTCATCGTCGACACCGGCGTGGAGAAGGCGCTGCGCGACGAGCCCGACAAGGCGGCCATGCGCGGCATGCTGGCCTCGTTCATGAAGATCGACACGATGAAGTTCCACGAGCCGCTGGGGGACTGGCTCGCGAAGCAGGAGAAGCCTCTCCAGGGCGTGTTCCTCACGCACCTGCACATGGACCACGTCGCGGGGATGGCGGACGTCCCGGCGGGCACCGCCGTCTACATGGGCCCGGGCGAAACCTCCGCCCACGCGGTCCTCAACGCCTTCGTGCAGGGCAGCACGGACCGCGCGCTCCAGGGGAAGGCGGCCCTCAACGAGTGGGCCTACCAGGCCGATGCGGCTGGCCGCTTCGCCGGGGTGCTCGACATCTTCGGGGACGGCTCGGTCTGGGCGCTCTGGGTGCCGGGCCATACGCCGGGCAGCACCGCGTACCTCGTGCGTACGACGAAGGGCCCGGTGCTGCTCACGGGAGACGCAAGCCACACCCGCTGGGGCTGGGAGCACGACGTGGAGCCGGGCACCTTCTCCGGTGACATCCCCAGGAGCGCCGAGAGCTTCAAGCGCCTGCGCCAGCTCGCCACCGAGCACCCGGCCCTCGACGTGCGCTTCGGCCACCAGCACTGA
- a CDS encoding PKD domain-containing protein gives MHTSQSIPPSRRTSRKSLHAVLLLSLGWIGCDLFDTDPPDPTPNHAPTLSQVSATPASLDEGASTTLSVTAADRDEDALTYTWTQTPAAPAGTFGPETGASRTWTAPAVPADTTFTLHVTVSDGKEGTAEGTVDVAVKNVPTVNRAPTVDADITAPTSVIAGDTVNLSIGATDPDGDTLTYSWTVSPAGAGTFTNQTAAAARWRSGDLATATTYTFQVTVSDGHDPVTRSKDVQVTIPTYANDIQPIWTAQCTGCHNSSSGTRGGLNLETGKSYASIVNTNGVGGFPQTCGATVRVVPKQPDNSLMVKKIIGNACGGRMPQGNPTYFDEHPGELTRIRSWILADAPNN, from the coding sequence ATGCACACGTCTCAGTCGATCCCGCCCTCGCGGCGGACCTCGCGCAAGTCGCTCCACGCGGTATTGCTCCTGAGCCTGGGATGGATCGGCTGCGATCTGTTCGATACCGACCCCCCGGACCCCACCCCCAATCACGCCCCCACCCTGTCCCAGGTGAGCGCCACACCGGCCTCCCTCGACGAGGGCGCGAGCACCACCCTCTCGGTGACCGCCGCCGACAGGGACGAGGACGCGCTCACCTATACCTGGACCCAGACTCCGGCCGCGCCCGCTGGCACCTTTGGCCCGGAGACCGGGGCGAGCCGCACGTGGACGGCGCCCGCGGTGCCGGCCGACACGACCTTCACCCTGCACGTGACGGTCTCGGATGGGAAGGAAGGCACGGCCGAGGGCACGGTGGACGTGGCGGTGAAGAACGTCCCCACCGTGAACCGTGCTCCCACGGTGGACGCGGACATCACCGCCCCCACCTCGGTGATCGCGGGAGACACCGTCAACCTCTCCATCGGAGCCACCGATCCGGACGGAGACACCCTCACCTACTCCTGGACGGTGAGCCCGGCGGGCGCGGGCACCTTCACGAACCAGACCGCCGCCGCCGCGCGGTGGCGCTCCGGAGACCTCGCCACGGCCACCACCTATACCTTCCAGGTCACGGTGTCCGACGGGCACGACCCGGTGACGCGCTCGAAGGATGTGCAGGTCACCATCCCCACCTACGCCAACGACATCCAGCCCATCTGGACCGCGCAGTGCACGGGCTGCCACAACAGCAGCAGCGGTACCCGGGGAGGACTCAACCTGGAAACGGGCAAGTCCTACGCCTCCATCGTCAACACGAATGGTGTCGGCGGGTTCCCCCAGACCTGCGGGGCCACCGTGCGTGTCGTGCCGAAACAGCCCGACAACTCCCTGATGGTGAAGAAGATCATCGGCAACGCCTGCGGAGGCAGGATGCCGCAGGGCAACCCGACCTACTTCGACGAACACCCCGGTGAGCTCACCCGCATCCGCTCCTGGATCCTCGCCGACGCGCCCAACAACTGA
- a CDS encoding LysR family transcriptional regulator, whose protein sequence is MDIPWEDVRLFLAVAETGSLSGAARKLRIGQPTVSRRLAALEYSLGAALFRRSVDGASLTSAGERLLAPARKMAEWAGEVGRAVESSDTSPRGLVRITASPYLCFDFLAPFAAWLARTHPGLRLEVLSSVQYLDLNRGEADLALRNRAPTQEGLKGVLSLEFENAVFVSKSLAAKLPREPRLADLPWIAWAPPLDMLPPNPQLEELVPGFSPVFTSDNYLVQIAAAEAGLGAVVMTRSAHRFARPTSLVPLSISLGPFARSSLHLVCAKSALDIPRVRLVSELLVSELEKVGMGHSRP, encoded by the coding sequence ATGGATATCCCCTGGGAAGACGTGCGGCTGTTCCTGGCGGTGGCGGAGACGGGCAGCTTGAGCGGCGCGGCGCGGAAGCTCCGCATCGGTCAGCCCACCGTGAGCCGCCGCCTGGCCGCCTTGGAGTACTCGCTCGGCGCGGCGCTCTTCCGGCGCAGTGTCGACGGCGCCTCGCTCACCAGCGCTGGCGAGCGGCTGCTCGCGCCCGCGAGGAAGATGGCGGAGTGGGCCGGCGAGGTGGGCCGCGCCGTGGAGTCCTCGGACACGTCGCCCCGGGGGCTCGTCCGCATCACGGCGAGCCCCTACCTGTGCTTCGACTTCCTCGCGCCCTTCGCGGCGTGGCTCGCGCGGACCCACCCGGGCCTGCGTCTCGAGGTGCTCTCGAGCGTCCAGTACCTCGACCTCAACCGGGGAGAGGCGGACCTCGCGCTGCGTAACAGGGCACCGACCCAGGAGGGCCTCAAGGGCGTGCTGTCGCTCGAGTTCGAGAACGCCGTCTTCGTCTCGAAGTCGCTCGCCGCGAAGCTGCCGCGCGAACCGCGCCTCGCCGACCTCCCGTGGATCGCCTGGGCTCCACCGCTCGACATGCTGCCGCCCAATCCGCAGCTCGAGGAGCTCGTTCCCGGGTTCTCCCCGGTGTTCACCTCGGACAATTACCTCGTCCAGATCGCCGCGGCCGAGGCAGGCCTCGGCGCCGTGGTGATGACCCGCTCCGCGCACCGCTTCGCCCGCCCGACATCGCTCGTGCCGCTGTCCATCAGCCTCGGCCCCTTCGCGCGCAGCTCGCTCCACCTGGTGTGCGCGAAGTCGGCGCTCGACATCCCCCGCGTGCGCCTCGTCTCCGAGCTCCTCGTGTCCGAGCTCGAGAAGGTGGGGATGGGGCATTCCCGCCCGTGA